The proteins below come from a single Stutzerimonas stutzeri RCH2 genomic window:
- a CDS encoding flagellar motor protein — protein sequence MDVLSLIGLLLAFVAIVGGNFLEGGHISALLNGPAALIVLGGTLGAVLLQTPIAVFMRAMSIGRWIFFPPRIDLARGILMVTTWSNTARKEGLLGLEPVAETEPDPYARKGLQLLVDGAEPEVIRSILEVDLYTQESRDLRAAKVYESMGGYSPTIGIIGAVMGLIHVMGNLADPSQLGSGIAVAFVATIYGVAFANLLVLPIGNKLKSVVQRQTAYREMLLEGVLSIAEGENPRSIEMKLQGFMD from the coding sequence TGGATGTACTCAGCCTTATCGGGCTGTTGCTGGCGTTCGTTGCCATTGTCGGGGGCAACTTTCTCGAGGGCGGCCATATCTCCGCGTTGCTCAACGGACCGGCGGCATTGATCGTGCTTGGCGGCACCCTGGGCGCGGTGCTGTTGCAGACCCCTATCGCCGTTTTCATGCGCGCGATGAGCATCGGTCGCTGGATCTTCTTTCCGCCGCGCATCGACCTGGCTCGCGGCATCCTGATGGTGACCACCTGGAGCAATACGGCGCGTAAGGAGGGACTGCTCGGCCTTGAGCCTGTCGCCGAGACGGAGCCTGATCCCTATGCGCGCAAGGGCTTGCAGTTGCTGGTGGATGGTGCCGAGCCGGAAGTGATCCGCAGCATCCTCGAAGTCGATCTGTACACGCAGGAAAGCCGCGACCTGCGTGCCGCCAAGGTCTACGAGAGCATGGGTGGCTACTCGCCGACCATCGGCATCATCGGTGCGGTGATGGGCTTGATCCATGTGATGGGCAACCTTGCAGATCCCAGCCAGCTGGGCAGCGGGATCGCTGTGGCATTCGTCGCAACCATCTATGGCGTTGCGTTCGCCAACCTGCTGGTGCTGCCGATTGGTAACAAGCTCAAGAGCGTGGTCCAGCGACAGACTGCCTATCGCGAGATGCTGCTGGAAGGTGTTCTTTCCATTGCTGAGGGCGAGAATCCCCGTTCCATCGAGATGAAGCTGCAAGGCTTCATGGACTGA
- the motD gene encoding flagellar motor protein MotD → MGRRRAPEEHENHERWLVSYADFITLLFAFFVVMYSISSINEGKYKILSDSLVGVFNQVDRSVKPIPIGEERPRTTEPDVSQVDDPAAQSVLSGEPVFDPLERIAQSMRETFGELIANEQLTVRGNELWIEIELNSSLLFPSGDALPNDHAFALIEKVAGILAPFDNPIHVEGFTDNLPISTDKFPTNWELSAARAGSVVRMLAAQGVDPSRLAAVGYGEFQPVADNATAAGRARNRRVILVVSRNLDVRRSVSGMGSSNARPDDALRRAGTQPAPARAM, encoded by the coding sequence ATGGGCAGACGCAGAGCGCCGGAAGAGCACGAGAATCATGAGCGGTGGCTGGTCTCCTACGCCGACTTCATCACACTGCTGTTCGCTTTCTTCGTGGTGATGTACTCGATTTCCTCCATCAACGAGGGCAAGTACAAGATCCTTTCGGATTCCCTCGTTGGCGTGTTCAATCAGGTCGATCGTTCGGTCAAGCCCATCCCGATCGGTGAGGAGCGACCGCGTACCACCGAGCCCGATGTCTCTCAGGTCGACGATCCAGCCGCCCAATCGGTACTGAGCGGGGAGCCGGTGTTCGATCCGCTGGAGCGTATCGCGCAGAGCATGCGCGAGACTTTCGGTGAGCTGATCGCCAACGAGCAGCTGACAGTGCGCGGCAATGAGCTATGGATCGAAATCGAGCTGAACTCCAGCCTGCTGTTTCCCAGCGGCGATGCGCTGCCCAACGACCACGCATTCGCCCTCATCGAGAAGGTAGCCGGGATTCTGGCGCCCTTTGACAACCCGATTCATGTCGAGGGCTTTACCGATAACCTGCCCATCAGCACCGACAAGTTTCCGACCAACTGGGAGCTTTCTGCCGCGCGGGCTGGCAGTGTGGTACGAATGCTCGCGGCGCAGGGCGTAGACCCGTCAAGGCTGGCGGCGGTGGGCTACGGCGAGTTTCAGCCAGTGGCCGATAACGCGACCGCTGCCGGACGGGCGCGCAATCGTCGGGTGATTCTGGTGGTGTCGCGCAATCTGGATGTGCGCCGCAGCGTCAGCGGCATGGGCAGCAGCAATGCACGACCCGACGATGCGCTGCGTAGGGCTGGCACACAACCTGCACCGGCTCGGGCCATGTAG
- a CDS encoding ParA family protein: protein MRVWAVANQKGGVGKTTTSIALAGLLADSGKRVVVLDLDPHGSMTSYFGHDPDNLEHSVFDLFQHQGTVPEGLPWQLLLATSHERISLMPSSTVLATLERQSPGQNGLGLVIAKSLSQLWQDFDYAIIDSPPLLGVLMVNALAASQQLVIPVQTEFLAMKGLERMVSTLAMINRSRKQALPYTIVPTLFDRRTQASMNTLKVLRAGYADHLWPAFIPIDTRLRDASRAGLTPSQFDPASRAVLAYRALLKHLLASQAAPQVA from the coding sequence ATGAGAGTCTGGGCTGTAGCCAATCAAAAGGGTGGGGTGGGCAAGACCACCACGTCGATCGCGCTGGCAGGTTTGCTGGCCGATTCCGGCAAGCGCGTCGTGGTGCTTGATCTGGACCCGCATGGTTCGATGACCAGCTATTTCGGTCACGATCCGGACAACCTGGAACATAGTGTCTTCGACCTGTTCCAGCATCAGGGCACCGTGCCCGAGGGTTTGCCCTGGCAACTGCTGCTGGCGACCAGTCACGAGCGTATTTCGCTGATGCCTTCCAGCACCGTGCTGGCAACGCTGGAGCGCCAGTCGCCCGGCCAGAACGGTCTTGGCCTGGTGATTGCCAAGAGCCTGTCGCAGCTGTGGCAGGACTTCGATTACGCGATCATCGACAGCCCGCCGCTGCTCGGTGTGCTGATGGTCAACGCGTTGGCTGCCAGTCAGCAGCTGGTGATTCCGGTACAGACCGAGTTCCTGGCGATGAAAGGGCTGGAGCGGATGGTCAGCACGCTGGCGATGATCAACCGTTCGCGTAAGCAGGCGCTGCCTTATACCATCGTGCCGACGCTGTTCGACCGCCGCACCCAGGCCTCGATGAATACGCTCAAGGTTTTGCGTGCCGGTTATGCCGATCACCTCTGGCCCGCGTTCATCCCGATCGACACGCGCCTGAGAGACGCCAGCCGTGCCGGCCTCACGCCTTCGCAGTTCGATCCGGCAAGTCGCGCAGTTCTCGCTTACCGGGCATTGCTAAAGCACCTGCTGGCGTCGCAAGCCGCGCCACAGGTGGCGTGA
- a CDS encoding CheW domain-containing protein: MSRTVLTETRSQLALQSYLDGLLQDAAIELADSVSQDEFQAAVLEEQLRDTRQSQPPRLEIVQPAAPVPPAVVVPEVMLPSTPSVEPVVRVEVVPQTPAAPVEVVADGQPAWAEEPFECLLFDVAGLTLAVPLVCLGSIYPLADQELTPLFGQPDWFLGILPSQAGNLKVLDTARWVMPDRYREDFREGLQYVISVQGYEWGLAVHQVSRSIRLDPSEVKWRTQRSQRPWLAGTVIEHMCALVDVTALAELIASGAVKQLPGAAKPRAH, encoded by the coding sequence ATGAGCCGCACCGTCCTCACAGAAACCCGTTCCCAGCTGGCGCTGCAGTCCTATCTCGATGGGTTGCTGCAGGACGCTGCCATCGAACTGGCGGATTCGGTCAGTCAGGACGAGTTTCAGGCTGCAGTGCTCGAGGAGCAGCTGCGCGACACCCGCCAGAGCCAGCCGCCGCGCCTGGAGATTGTTCAGCCGGCAGCGCCGGTGCCGCCCGCGGTCGTCGTGCCGGAAGTGATGCTGCCATCGACGCCGAGCGTTGAGCCGGTGGTGAGGGTAGAGGTAGTGCCACAAACTCCGGCTGCGCCCGTCGAGGTCGTCGCTGACGGCCAGCCGGCCTGGGCCGAGGAGCCATTTGAATGCCTGCTGTTCGATGTTGCCGGTTTGACGCTCGCAGTGCCGCTGGTATGTCTGGGGTCGATCTACCCGCTGGCCGACCAGGAGCTCACACCGCTGTTCGGTCAGCCTGACTGGTTTCTTGGCATACTGCCCAGCCAGGCGGGCAATCTGAAGGTGCTCGATACGGCGCGCTGGGTAATGCCGGATCGTTACCGCGAAGACTTCCGAGAAGGTTTGCAGTATGTGATTTCGGTGCAGGGCTACGAATGGGGGCTGGCGGTGCATCAGGTCAGCCGCTCGATTCGCCTTGACCCCAGTGAAGTCAAATGGCGCACGCAGCGCAGCCAGCGTCCGTGGCTGGCCGGTACGGTGATCGAGCACATGTGCGCCCTGGTCGACGTGACCGCACTTGCCGAACTGATCGCCAGCGGAGCAGTCAAGCAGCTGCCAGGTGCTGCAAAGCCTCGAGCGCACTGA
- a CDS encoding chemotaxis protein CheW — MKMTSAQGSEDPVLQWVTFRLDNETYGINVMQVQEVLRYTEIAPVPGAPSYVLGIINLRGNVVTVIDTRQRFGLDTAPVSDNTRIVIIEADRQVIGIMVDSVAEVVYLRQSEIETAPNVGNDESAKFIQGVCNKNGELLILVELDKMMSEEEWAELESI; from the coding sequence ATGAAGATGACGTCTGCGCAGGGTTCCGAAGATCCTGTTCTGCAATGGGTGACCTTCCGTCTGGACAACGAGACGTACGGCATCAACGTAATGCAGGTGCAGGAAGTGCTGCGCTACACCGAGATCGCTCCGGTGCCGGGCGCGCCTAGCTATGTGCTCGGTATCATCAACCTGCGCGGCAATGTGGTGACGGTGATCGATACGCGTCAGCGCTTCGGTCTGGACACTGCGCCCGTTTCCGACAACACCCGTATCGTCATCATCGAGGCGGACCGCCAGGTTATCGGCATCATGGTCGATAGCGTTGCCGAAGTGGTCTATCTCCGGCAGTCCGAGATCGAAACCGCGCCAAACGTCGGCAACGACGAATCGGCCAAGTTTATCCAGGGTGTCTGCAACAAGAACGGCGAGCTGCTGATTCTGGTCGAACTCGACAAGATGATGAGCGAAGAAGAATGGGCCGAGCTTGAGAGCATCTGA
- a CDS encoding DUF2802 domain-containing protein — MLIASLVASLVALAFCCLGLLGFCLWLLRRQRLLAEQQQQRDASRDKRIKELSSRLDAYLEGSLRMGDELRELSRMVAPLPEKLSQLEQRDPNNFALSQAAKLVGMGASIDDLTQTCGLSQSEAELMSKLHKARQKP, encoded by the coding sequence ATGCTGATCGCGTCGCTGGTCGCATCGCTGGTTGCGCTAGCATTCTGCTGTCTGGGACTGTTGGGCTTCTGCCTATGGCTGCTCAGACGGCAGCGCCTGCTGGCAGAACAACAGCAGCAGCGCGATGCGAGCAGGGACAAGCGAATCAAGGAGCTGAGCAGCCGTCTGGATGCCTATCTGGAAGGCAGCTTGCGTATGGGCGACGAACTCCGCGAGCTGAGTCGTATGGTTGCGCCCTTGCCAGAGAAACTCTCTCAGCTCGAGCAGCGAGACCCGAATAATTTTGCCCTGTCCCAAGCGGCCAAACTGGTCGGCATGGGCGCTAGCATTGATGATCTGACGCAAACCTGTGGCCTTTCGCAGTCCGAGGCCGAGCTGATGAGCAAGTTGCACAAGGCTCGCCAGAAGCCCTGA
- a CDS encoding rhodanese-like domain-containing protein gives MRCVLILLFCVVSSASVQAAEAPDNVDGAMTINVFQAKRLHELGAVFIDVRSDREWLWGHVEGAVHFDLASGFANLAAREWPRELPLVIYCDSEICPRSAEATRLAVAWGYQQVFYFRSGYFAWQLHDFPQITGEDRAGATLNAQAH, from the coding sequence ATGCGGTGCGTACTGATTCTGCTGTTTTGCGTGGTTTCTTCTGCCTCCGTACAGGCCGCCGAAGCGCCCGATAACGTCGACGGGGCGATGACCATCAACGTTTTTCAGGCCAAGCGATTGCATGAGCTGGGTGCTGTGTTCATCGATGTGCGTTCTGACCGCGAATGGCTATGGGGCCATGTCGAAGGCGCGGTGCATTTCGATCTCGCCAGTGGTTTCGCCAATCTGGCTGCTCGGGAGTGGCCCCGCGAGCTGCCGCTGGTTATCTACTGCGACAGCGAGATATGTCCGCGAAGCGCGGAGGCCACACGCTTGGCTGTTGCCTGGGGCTACCAGCAGGTTTTCTATTTCCGCTCGGGTTATTTCGCCTGGCAGCTACACGACTTTCCGCAGATCACCGGCGAAGATCGGGCTGGCGCAACGCTCAATGCCCAGGCCCATTGA
- a CDS encoding EscU/YscU/HrcU family type III secretion system export apparatus switch protein, producing the protein MTDKPPRQAIALSYDGVNAPSLSAKGDDELAEAILAIAREHEVPIYENADLVRLLARLELGDEIPEALYRTIAEIIAFAWYLKGKCPPGFQAAKHEQSASSLPLLNGPGH; encoded by the coding sequence ATGACCGACAAACCGCCGCGCCAGGCCATCGCCCTCAGCTACGACGGCGTCAATGCACCGAGCCTGAGCGCCAAAGGAGACGATGAGCTGGCAGAGGCAATCCTGGCGATCGCCCGGGAACACGAGGTGCCGATCTACGAAAACGCCGATCTGGTGAGGCTGCTCGCAAGGCTGGAGCTAGGCGACGAAATCCCTGAAGCGCTGTATCGGACCATTGCCGAGATCATCGCCTTCGCCTGGTATCTGAAGGGCAAGTGTCCGCCAGGGTTTCAGGCAGCGAAGCACGAGCAGTCTGCGTCATCGCTGCCGTTACTCAATGGGCCTGGGCATTGA
- a CDS encoding flagellar hook-length control protein FliK encodes MTEIKSTTALPPASAQRPAIAASDLALKLLQPMQGLLAAGENAEAEVISIREAAQAFRLVLRLTMGSGRQATVEVSSNKAPPPGTAYIITALSDTRLLASAQPAGRQPASMIDLQQLPVGSVIQGRVVATSQQQSDDGQKVFKAVISLLNSSVAGQKLNLESTSPLALGSLLTAQVKGGQSLAFLPLSGRLDQLHLGEQLGAQQNRQASLEGLFKALQGTASGLPDGLRGAAEKLLGSIPEMQQLGDAKALAAALGRSGVFLEARLLAGQTDGLQGDLKAGLLRLLAQMPNLPGSTPLAGAQAGATLGQALPAFARQALGSLAQSSARQLATGFPLPTRLPPGLEDEADLEMLLKLAAAAVSRLQTHQLSSLAQTQIGPDGALLTTWQLELPMRDQRDIVPLQIKMQREDQPKRNDKERGEPLWKIELAFDVAPLGPLQVQAQLTRGTLSSQLWAERGATAQLVAAELTHLRGRLQAAGLNVGELSCRQGTPPQGPSTTLEQRFVDEKA; translated from the coding sequence ATGACCGAGATCAAGAGTACCACCGCTCTGCCACCAGCCAGCGCGCAACGCCCGGCGATAGCGGCCAGCGACCTCGCCTTGAAGCTGCTTCAGCCAATGCAGGGCCTGCTCGCGGCGGGTGAAAATGCCGAGGCGGAGGTCATCAGCATCAGAGAGGCGGCGCAGGCATTCCGCCTGGTGCTGCGCCTGACCATGGGCAGCGGGCGCCAGGCAACCGTTGAGGTCAGCAGCAACAAGGCCCCGCCTCCTGGCACCGCGTACATCATCACCGCACTGTCGGACACCCGTCTGCTCGCCTCAGCGCAACCGGCGGGACGTCAGCCTGCGTCGATGATTGATCTTCAACAGTTGCCCGTTGGCAGCGTCATTCAAGGCCGGGTGGTCGCAACCAGCCAACAGCAGTCAGATGACGGCCAGAAGGTTTTCAAGGCAGTCATCAGCCTGCTCAATTCGTCCGTAGCCGGACAGAAGCTGAACCTCGAGTCGACCAGCCCACTCGCACTCGGCAGCCTCCTGACCGCGCAGGTCAAGGGCGGGCAATCACTGGCCTTTCTCCCCCTGAGCGGACGCCTTGATCAACTGCATCTTGGCGAACAGCTTGGGGCTCAACAGAACCGCCAGGCCTCACTGGAAGGGCTGTTCAAGGCGCTGCAGGGCACAGCCTCCGGTTTACCGGATGGGCTGCGCGGAGCAGCCGAAAAACTGCTTGGATCGATACCGGAGATGCAGCAGCTTGGCGACGCAAAGGCCCTCGCGGCCGCGCTTGGAAGAAGTGGCGTATTCCTCGAGGCGCGCCTGCTGGCCGGGCAGACCGACGGGCTGCAGGGTGACCTAAAGGCCGGACTGCTGCGCCTGCTCGCGCAGATGCCCAACCTTCCTGGCAGCACGCCGCTGGCCGGCGCCCAGGCGGGAGCAACGCTCGGCCAGGCACTGCCAGCGTTCGCCCGCCAAGCCCTGGGCTCTCTGGCACAGAGCAGCGCTCGCCAGCTTGCAACCGGCTTCCCGCTACCGACCCGGCTGCCACCCGGCCTGGAAGACGAGGCAGACCTCGAGATGCTGCTCAAGCTCGCAGCCGCTGCGGTATCGAGACTGCAGACTCATCAGCTGTCCAGCCTCGCCCAGACTCAGATCGGCCCGGATGGGGCACTGCTCACTACCTGGCAGCTGGAGCTGCCGATGCGCGATCAGCGCGACATCGTGCCGCTGCAGATAAAAATGCAGCGCGAGGATCAGCCCAAAAGGAATGACAAGGAACGTGGCGAGCCGCTCTGGAAGATCGAACTCGCGTTCGATGTCGCCCCCCTCGGCCCGCTGCAGGTCCAGGCGCAGCTGACACGCGGCACCCTGTCCAGCCAGCTCTGGGCCGAACGCGGCGCGACGGCCCAACTGGTCGCCGCCGAACTCACCCATCTTCGCGGTCGACTGCAGGCTGCGGGATTGAACGTCGGCGAACTGTCCTGTCGACAGGGCACGCCACCGCAGGGCCCCAGCACCACGCTCGAGCAACGCTTCGTGGACGAGAAAGCATGA
- the ccmA gene encoding cytochrome c biogenesis heme-transporting ATPase CcmA: protein MSTPFLEAVALACERDWRLLFDKLDLRLESGEMLQISGPNGSGKTSLLRLLCGLMQPTAGEVLLNGQSLNAQRGELARNLLWIGHAAGIKGLLTAEENLTWLCALHQPTNREAIWHALAEVGLRGFEDVPCHTLSAGQQRRVGLARLYLSPPPLWILDEPFTALDKHGVAQLERHLAAHCEQGGLVVLTTHHSLTEKPAGYRELDLGQRAA from the coding sequence GTGTCAACTCCCTTCCTCGAAGCTGTAGCGCTCGCTTGTGAGCGGGATTGGCGGCTGCTTTTCGACAAACTCGACCTGCGGCTCGAGAGCGGAGAGATGCTGCAGATTTCAGGGCCCAACGGCAGTGGCAAGACCAGTTTGCTGCGTTTGCTTTGCGGACTGATGCAGCCGACTGCTGGCGAAGTATTGCTCAATGGCCAGTCACTCAATGCCCAGCGTGGCGAGCTGGCGCGCAACCTGTTGTGGATCGGCCACGCCGCCGGAATCAAGGGCTTGCTGACGGCCGAAGAGAATCTCACCTGGCTTTGCGCATTGCACCAGCCGACCAACCGTGAAGCCATCTGGCACGCTCTTGCCGAAGTAGGACTGCGTGGTTTCGAGGACGTGCCCTGCCACACCCTTTCTGCTGGCCAGCAACGTCGCGTAGGCCTGGCGCGTCTTTATCTCTCACCGCCCCCGCTGTGGATTCTCGACGAACCTTTTACAGCCCTCGACAAACACGGTGTAGCGCAGCTTGAGAGGCACCTGGCTGCGCATTGCGAACAGGGTGGGTTGGTCGTGCTCACCACGCACCACAGCCTGACGGAAAAGCCTGCCGGTTATCGTGAACTGGACCTGGGGCAGCGTGCCGCATGA
- the ccmB gene encoding heme exporter protein CcmB yields MSSVFTLLLARETRLLFRRPAELANPLVFFAIVIALFPLAVGPETQLLQTISPGLVWVAALLAVLLSLDGLFRSDFEDGSLEQWVVSPHPLALLVLAKVLAHWAFSGLALVLLAPLLGLMLGLPLGTIPVLLISLLLGTPILSLLGAVGAALTVGLKRGGLLLALLILPLYIPVLILGSGALQAALQGLPAVGHLLWLASLTALAVTLTPFAIAAGLKISVGE; encoded by the coding sequence ATGAGTAGCGTATTCACATTGCTGCTGGCGCGGGAAACGCGCCTGTTGTTCCGCCGTCCGGCTGAGCTGGCCAACCCGCTGGTGTTCTTCGCCATCGTCATCGCTTTGTTTCCATTGGCGGTAGGGCCGGAAACGCAGCTGCTGCAAACCATTTCGCCTGGCCTGGTATGGGTCGCTGCGTTGCTGGCAGTGCTGCTCTCGCTCGATGGACTGTTTCGCAGCGATTTCGAGGATGGGTCGCTCGAGCAGTGGGTCGTTTCGCCGCACCCCCTCGCGCTCCTGGTGCTCGCCAAGGTGCTGGCACACTGGGCTTTTTCCGGTTTGGCGCTGGTTCTGCTGGCGCCGCTTTTGGGCTTGATGTTGGGGCTGCCGCTTGGGACCATTCCGGTGCTGCTGATCTCGCTGCTGCTTGGTACGCCGATTCTGAGCCTGCTCGGTGCGGTTGGCGCAGCACTGACAGTAGGGCTCAAGCGCGGTGGGCTTCTGCTGGCATTGCTCATCCTGCCTCTCTACATACCGGTATTGATCCTCGGCAGCGGTGCGCTTCAAGCGGCGCTGCAGGGGCTACCGGCAGTCGGGCACTTGCTCTGGTTGGCCAGCCTGACCGCGCTGGCCGTTACTCTTACACCCTTTGCGATAGCTGCCGGGCTGAAGATCAGCGTCGGCGAATAG
- a CDS encoding heme ABC transporter permease codes for MNWTWFHKLGSPKWFYEISGRWLPWLAWAAVLLVSVGVIWGLAFAPEDYQQGNSFRIIYIHVPAAFLAQSIYVMLAVAGVVGLVWKMKLADVALQQAAPIGAWMTFIALLTGAVWGKPTWGAWWVWDARLTSMLILLFLYFGIIALGQAISNRDSAAKACAVLAIVGVVNIPIIKYSVEWWNTLHQPATFKVTEKPAMPVEMWLPLLVMVIGFYCFFTVVLLMRMRLEVLRRESRASWVKNEVKALVGNNS; via the coding sequence ATGAACTGGACATGGTTTCACAAGCTGGGCTCACCCAAATGGTTCTATGAAATCAGCGGTCGCTGGCTGCCCTGGCTGGCCTGGGCAGCCGTTCTGCTGGTCAGTGTCGGCGTGATCTGGGGGCTGGCGTTTGCGCCCGAGGATTACCAGCAGGGCAACAGTTTCCGGATCATCTATATCCATGTGCCGGCTGCCTTCCTGGCTCAGTCCATCTACGTCATGCTCGCCGTGGCGGGTGTGGTGGGGCTGGTCTGGAAAATGAAGCTCGCCGACGTCGCCTTGCAGCAGGCTGCGCCGATCGGCGCCTGGATGACCTTCATCGCACTGCTTACCGGCGCGGTTTGGGGCAAGCCGACCTGGGGTGCCTGGTGGGTCTGGGATGCGCGCCTGACCTCGATGCTCATTCTGCTGTTCCTGTACTTCGGCATCATTGCGCTCGGCCAGGCCATCAGTAATCGTGACAGCGCGGCCAAGGCTTGCGCGGTGTTGGCCATCGTTGGGGTGGTGAACATCCCGATCATCAAATATTCGGTGGAGTGGTGGAACACCTTGCACCAGCCAGCCACCTTCAAGGTCACCGAGAAACCAGCCATGCCCGTGGAAATGTGGCTGCCACTGCTGGTGATGGTGATCGGTTTCTACTGCTTCTTTACCGTGGTGCTGCTGATGCGCATGCGTCTGGAAGTGCTGCGCCGTGAATCGCGTGCCAGCTGGGTGAAGAATGAGGTCAAGGCTCTGGTAGGAAACAACTCGTGA
- the ccmD gene encoding heme exporter protein CcmD — MNFSSFADFIAMGNHGVYVWTSYGISLAVLILNVVLPVLARRRYLQDEARRLRREESK, encoded by the coding sequence GTGAACTTTTCGTCCTTCGCCGATTTCATCGCCATGGGCAATCATGGCGTGTACGTCTGGACCTCTTACGGCATCAGCCTGGCTGTCCTGATTCTCAACGTCGTACTGCCTGTACTGGCCCGTCGGCGTTACCTGCAAGATGAGGCGCGTCGTTTGCGCCGGGAGGAGTCGAAGTGA
- the ccmE gene encoding cytochrome c maturation protein CcmE: MNPVRKKRLFIVLAIVAGVGIAVALALSALQQNINLFYTPTQIAAGEAPEGTRIRAGGLVEEGSVKRTNDSLSVAFRVTDGAQAITITYQGILPDLFREGQGIVALGRVNADGVLVADEVLAKHDENYMPPEVTQALEKSGMMKHYEGGKQEYAK, encoded by the coding sequence GTGAATCCGGTGCGCAAGAAGCGTCTTTTCATCGTCCTGGCGATTGTCGCTGGTGTCGGTATCGCCGTGGCGCTGGCGTTGTCCGCCCTGCAGCAGAACATCAACCTGTTCTACACGCCGACCCAGATCGCAGCGGGTGAAGCGCCAGAGGGCACCCGAATCCGTGCGGGGGGGCTGGTCGAGGAAGGATCGGTCAAGCGCACCAACGATTCGCTGAGCGTCGCCTTCCGTGTCACCGACGGCGCCCAGGCGATCACCATCACCTACCAGGGGATCCTCCCGGACCTGTTCCGTGAAGGGCAGGGCATCGTCGCGCTGGGTCGGGTCAATGCCGACGGCGTGCTGGTGGCCGACGAGGTACTAGCCAAGCATGACGAAAACTACATGCCGCCCGAAGTGACTCAGGCGCTGGAGAAGAGCGGCATGATGAAACACTACGAGGGTGGCAAGCAGGAGTATGCGAAATGA